TCGCCGAGTGTCTCGCTGGGCGCACGGCCTTGTTGCACGACGAGCACCGCATCCGCTGCCGCGACGGCAGCTATCGCTGGGTGCTGAATCGCGGCAAGGTCGTCGAGCGGGCTCCCACCGGCGAGGCGCGGCGCATGATCGGGACCTTTGCCGACATGACGGAAGTGCGCCGCGCCAGCCAGCGGCTCACGCTCCTGGAAACGGCGCTGCAAGCCATACCCTCCGGCATCGTGATCACCGACCAGCAGGGGCGCGTCGAGTGGGTGAACGAGCATTTCACGCGTCTGACCGGCTACGCGGCGGCGGAGGCGATCGGCGGCAACCCGCGCGTGTTGAAGTCGGGCCGGCACGGGGACGAGTTCTATGCCCAGATGTGGCGCACCATCCGCGGCGGCAAGGTGTGGAACGGCGAGCTCGTGAACCGACGCAAGGACGGCAGCGAATACAACGAGCACATGATCATCGCGCCGGTGTCGCACGGCGGCGACGGCATCACGCATTTCATCGCGATCAAGCAGGATATCACCGAGCGCAAGCTGATGGAGCAGCAGTTGCTCCGCGCGCAACGGATGGAAGGCATCGGCCTGCTGGCCGGCGGCATCGCGCACGATCTGAACAACGTGCTCGCGCCGATCCTGCTCAGCACCGAGTTGCTGCGTCTGCGCATCCGCGACCCGGCTGATCAGCGCGTGCTGGAGGTGATCGATGCGGCCGCGCGGCGCGGCAGCGGCGTCGTGCGGCAGGTGCTGACTTTCGCGCGCGGCATCGACGGCGAACGTGCCCCGCTGCGCCCGGGCGACCTGTTGCGCGAGTTGGCGATGATTATACAGGAGACTTTCCCGCGGGATATCGAGGTGTTCCGCGAGGTGGCGGAAGATTTACCCATGGTCCGCGGCGATGCGACACAGCTCCATCAGGTGCTGCTTAACCTCGCGGTGAACGCGCGCGACGCGATGCCGCAGGGCGGCACGCTGACGCTGCGCGCGCAGGCCGAACGCGTGACGGCGCGGCGCGTGGGATTCATGGGCGAATTGCCGGCTGGCAACTACGTGGTGCTCGGCGTGCGCGATACCGGCCAGGGCATGCCGCCCGAGGTGCGCGAGCGGATCTTCGAGCCGTTCTTCACCACGAAGCCGCGCGGCAAGGGCACGGGCCTCGGTTTGCCGACGGCGCTCGGCATCGTCCGCAGTCACGGGGGCATCGTGGAAGTGGACTCGGCACCCGGCGCCGGTTCGGAATTCCGCATCTACCTGCCGGCGATCGCGCCGGAAAAGGTCGACTCCGCCGCGCCGATGGCACCGGTGACTGTTGCGGGGCGCGGACGCTTGGTGCTCGTGTGCGACGATGAGCCGAGCGTGCGCGAGGTGGCGAGCGTCGTGCTGCGCCACGCGGGCTTCGCGGTCGTCGAGGCGGGCAACGGCCGCGAGGCGCTCGTGATCTTTTCCGAACGCCGCGGGGCCATCGCCCTTGTGTTGATGGACATCATGATGCCGTTGCTGACGGGCGATCGCGCGGCGGCGGACATCCGCCAGCTGGAGCCGGGTTTGCCGGTGATTTTCATGTCCGGCCTGATGGAGCTCGATGCGGTGCAGGCGGCGATGAAAAACACGATCGGCCAGACTCCCCCGCTGTTAAAGAAGCCGTTTGCGGCCGGCGACTTGCTCGCGGCGGTCGCGCGCGCGGTGGGGGCGTGACGCCGGGAGCGAATTTTACGCCCCGATCCTTCAGCCCGGGCCTTTTGTGCCGTTAGTAAAGGCGGCGACGTGCCACGCCGCACGCCGGTCCCCTATGAATGTGCGCCCTGTCACCCCGCTCGGAATCGCGCGGGAGTTCAAACTCAACGAAATGTTCTTCTCCACGACCGACGCCCGCGGCGTCATCGTGAACGGGAACGAGGTTTTCACGCGCGTCAGCGGCTTCACGACGGAGGAGCTGGTCGGCCATGCGCACAACATCATCCGCCATCCGCACATGCCGCGGGCGGCGTTCCAGCTCGTCTGGGAAAATCTCAAGGCCGGGCGCTCGTTCGCCGGCTACGTGAAGAACATGGCCAAGGACGGTGCCTACTACTGGGTGTTCGCCGTCATCGTGCCGATCAGCGGCGGCCGGTTTCTCTCCATCCGCTTCAAACCGACGAGCCCCACCTTCGCGGTCGTCGAGCGACTCTACGAGAAACTCGCGC
This window of the Candidatus Didemnitutus sp. genome carries:
- a CDS encoding PAS domain S-box protein — protein: MALRGQETLHGFAINMGKGGLFVLVSSLVLYRLARAMEHRVRGAELERHRGALEEARATQRANRIYAALTRANEIALTAAEREPLCRAIGETLIGSGGLRLAWIGWVDERTLGIVTEVAVGPAASYVDGIVVSVDPTRPEAQGPVGLALRRGSSFVCQEIERDPAMAPWRGRARQHRLGSTMAVPLRLATGARGTLAIYAEEPGFFTREVVLLVEQLAADLAHGLDVIAVRQHSEQQAAALVASEQRWQFALEGAGDGVWDWNVATGDAYFSPQLARMFGYAPEELSGRYEEWQEHVHPDDLPCTRARLAECLAGRTALLHDEHRIRCRDGSYRWVLNRGKVVERAPTGEARRMIGTFADMTEVRRASQRLTLLETALQAIPSGIVITDQQGRVEWVNEHFTRLTGYAAAEAIGGNPRVLKSGRHGDEFYAQMWRTIRGGKVWNGELVNRRKDGSEYNEHMIIAPVSHGGDGITHFIAIKQDITERKLMEQQLLRAQRMEGIGLLAGGIAHDLNNVLAPILLSTELLRLRIRDPADQRVLEVIDAAARRGSGVVRQVLTFARGIDGERAPLRPGDLLRELAMIIQETFPRDIEVFREVAEDLPMVRGDATQLHQVLLNLAVNARDAMPQGGTLTLRAQAERVTARRVGFMGELPAGNYVVLGVRDTGQGMPPEVRERIFEPFFTTKPRGKGTGLGLPTALGIVRSHGGIVEVDSAPGAGSEFRIYLPAIAPEKVDSAAPMAPVTVAGRGRLVLVCDDEPSVREVASVVLRHAGFAVVEAGNGREALVIFSERRGAIALVLMDIMMPLLTGDRAAADIRQLEPGLPVIFMSGLMELDAVQAAMKNTIGQTPPLLKKPFAAGDLLAAVARAVGA